The nucleotide window CCCAGAACACACGTTGAGGTACAGGCGTATCAACTTTACCACCAGCAGTGATGCTGTCGATTACTAGAGAGCCTGAGTCAGACGACGTAATGAAGAATACTAGAACTAAGATAACCGCAATGATTGATAGCAGCGTACCGAACGGTAGAGCATCAAACATTTGGAACATCGCTAGTGATACATCAGTCAAACCATCTTGACCAAGGATACCAACGTTATTCACGATTTGGTCAATCGCCATGCCACCAAATACTGACATCCAAATGATAGTAACAGTCGTTGGAACAATCAGAACCGCTGTGATGAACTCACGAACCGTACGACCTTTAGATACACGCGCGATAAACATACCTACGAATGGTGACCATGAAATCCACCAAGCCCAGTAGAATACAGTCCAGCCGTGCATCCACGCTTCATCTTCACGACCATGAGGATTACTCAAAGGAATGATGTTTTCAACGTATGCCATAAAGGTTGTTGGGATAGAACCTAAACTCACCGCATAGCCGATTAGAGCCACTAAGATAAGCAGTAGGAAAGCAACCAACATGTTGATGTTACTGATAACTTTAACGCCGCCATCAATACCGCGAAGCACTGACACGACCGCTAATAACGTTACTACGGTTATAACAACAACTTGTAACCCTAAGCCAGCCTCGATTCCGAAGACATGTTGAATACCACTTGCTGCTTGTTGTGCACCTAAGCCCAGCGACGTCGCCAGACCAAATAGCGTTGCAAGTACAGCAAGAATATCAACAATGTGACCAGCCCAACCCCAAGCTCTATCACCTAAAATTGGGTAAAAGATAGAACGGATAGAAAGAGGCAATCCCTTGTTGTAAGAGAAAAACGCAAGTGACAGTGCTACTACGCCATAAATCGCCCAAGGGTGTAGACCCCAGTGATACATGGTTGCACCCAATGCCAG belongs to Vibrio splendidus and includes:
- a CDS encoding BCCT family transporter, which encodes MTKGIDKYSIDSTDYTVGQDNVQKWGFDVHNPVFGISAGLIALFLIGILITDTASAKAALDGVKGQIINSFDWLFIWSGNVFVVFCLGLIVSPYGKIRLGGVDATADYSFFSWLSMLFAAGMGIGLMFWSVAEPAAYFTGWFETPLGVEPNTPEAAKLALGATMYHWGLHPWAIYGVVALSLAFFSYNKGLPLSIRSIFYPILGDRAWGWAGHIVDILAVLATLFGLATSLGLGAQQAASGIQHVFGIEAGLGLQVVVITVVTLLAVVSVLRGIDGGVKVISNINMLVAFLLLILVALIGYAVSLGSIPTTFMAYVENIIPLSNPHGREDEAWMHGWTVFYWAWWISWSPFVGMFIARVSKGRTVREFITAVLIVPTTVTIIWMSVFGGMAIDQIVNNVGILGQDGLTDVSLAMFQMFDALPFGTLLSIIAVILVLVFFITSSDSGSLVIDSITAGGKVDTPVPQRVFWAFLEGAIAVALLWVGGTEAVQALQAGAISTALPFTIILLLMCVSLLMGMRTEKR